A single region of the Buteo buteo chromosome 16, bButBut1.hap1.1, whole genome shotgun sequence genome encodes:
- the PIDD1 gene encoding p53-induced death domain-containing protein 1 isoform X1 encodes MNKGGKLILWQNPLDPNKPEPLQQQGCEEALPDPGLSPWRLPRNPCAEPSFLLLLIPAASCCCWCLPAWQVRACPDPVDKTQKMAELLGLGDKCGEGTSGASVLAGSCLADNRLNLDVYPDGCRWFLQLFEGRRGEVVQVEFLRLSSNDRLLGTTLGILPHLKHLKSLVLKGGHARDEFGSCQYGSLTSLPPDVGNLRCLTHLDISFNSLSTLPSCILHLPSLRMLLVSHNSLVALPEDFGSLSKLTFFSAMKNQLKDLPQSIGELAVLQDLDLSENALEFLPEEVGNLRNCTELDLSGNCLSSIPDSLSNLKSLRRLHLHSNLLVTVPASLASLPNLSRLDLQNNCLRTVPPEIQTSPFVRLQGNPLGETEPSPQADEPSAGGLRRLFLASGEDSFTVTSEGCKVVLACGIHFYFPPGTASDPLRIYFRTLAPDPQWVKLRHHDVLLSTVLELQPHGVKFQQEVQIWLPYASPQTLHQREVVVRTFSGQSWSDLRTRVEQKRKSKKHVAHCSVLHFSWFLVVSRLVQNECKVPTEGTLLFSSVDPNIKVTFPPGVTEETRSVKLQVLPVSAEEIEEITADAGCRASPLLCLSQDSLVDFLRPVRIQLPLPPGITGLNLDRSRLHLLHGDLEGQTWDDITSQVVLEFTHLYAVFEVTHFSWYWLWYTTKTYIGGIAKKVYERLRMYQVNFIALQRKKDPEQVLLQCVPKHKVDPVLKKLQDRYRGPEPSDMVEMFEGEQFFAAFERGICIDTDRPDCVDGRLLFIFYSHLKNMKEIYVTSPVDRKGQAVKGQVSFYRGAVPESIPEDASRRRKGPDSLWLATLPIKLPRLKPRWAENPGPLNGFSFPPLNLGNAETGYLTQANLLSIARRMGADWQTIGLNLGLTYQQIERIGYNNREDLDKQILDMLFSWAQQNSEAPDCVNKLITAMKESGRQDIADEVETIIELGRQKYRESIRRVGLEQESSTEDSAIAVM; translated from the exons ATGAATAAAGGTGGAAAGTTAATATTGTGGCAAAATCCACTGGACCCAAATAAACCAGAAccgctgcagcagcagggctgtgagGAGGCTTTGCCTGACCCTGGCTTGTCACCCTGGAGGCTCCCTAGAAATCCCTGTGCAG AGccatctttcctcctcctcctaatCCCAGCTGCCtcgtgctgctgctggtgcctgcctgcctggcaaGTCAGAGCATGTCCGGACCCCGTCGACAAGACGCAGAagatggcagagctgctggggcttGGGGACAAGTGCGGGGAGGGGACTTCGGGGGCTTCTGTGCTCGCTGGCTCCTGCCTTGCAGACAACAGGCTGAACCTGGATGTTTATCCTGACGGCTGCCGCTGGTTCCTCCAGCTGTTTGAGGGACGACGGGGAGAGGTGGTCCAGGTGGAGTTCCTCCGACTCAGCAGCAATGATCGCCTCCTTGGCACCACGCTGGGCATCCTTCCTCATCTGAAGCACCTGAAATCCCTGGTGCTCAAAG GTGGCCATGCCAGGGATGAGTTTGGTTCATGTCAGTATGGCTCCCTAACAAGCTTGCCACCAGACGTTGGGAACCTGAGGTGTCTCACCCACTTGGATATCAGCTTCAACAGCCTCTCCACCTTGCCCAGCTGCATCCTGCACCTCCCCAGCCTCCGCATGCTCTTGGTGAGCCACAACAGCCTGGTGGCACTCCCTGAGGACTTTGGCTCTCTGAGCAAGCTGACTTTCTTCTCTGCTATGAAAAATCAGCTGAAGGACTTACCTCAGAGCATTGgggagctggcagtgctgcaggatCTGGATCTCtcagaaaatgctttggaaTTCCTCCCAGAAGAAGTTGGGAATCTGCGCAACTGCACAGAGCTGGATCTCTCTGGCAATTGCTTATCGAGCATCCCAGACTCCTTAT CCAATTTGAAGTCTCTGCGGCGGCTGCATCTCCACAGCAATCTCCTGGTGACAGTCCCTGCCTCACTTGCCAGCCTGCCCAACTTGTCCAGACTTGATCTGCAGAACAATTGCCTCCGTACTGTCCCTCCTGAGATCCAGACCTCGCCATTCGTGCGCCTCCAAGGCAATCCCTTAGGAGAAACTGAGCCATCCCCGCAGGCTG ATGAACCCAGTGCTGGAGGGCTACGAAGACTCTTCCTTGCATCAGGAGAGGACAG CTTTACTGTCACATCTGAAGGCTGCAAAGTGGTCCTGGCCTGTGGCATCCATTTCTACTTTCCACCGGGGACCGCCTCTGACCCTCTGCGGATCTACTTCCGAACCCTGGCACCAGATCCTCAGTGGGTAAAGCTGAGACACCATGATGTCCTGCTAAGTACAGTCCTGGAGCTGCAGCCTCATGGAGTCAAATTCCAGCAG GAGGTGCAGATCTGGCTGCCATATGCCTCCCCTCAAACCCTTCACCAACGTGAGGTGGTAGTTCGGACCTTCAGTGGGCAGAGCTGGAGTGATCTGAGAACAAGAgtggagcagaagagaaaatcaAAG AAGCATGTGGCTCACTGTAGTGTCCTTCACTTCTCTTGGTTCCTTGTTGTGTCTCGACTTGTGCAAAATGAGTGCAAAGTGCCAACAGAGGGGACATTGCTCTTCTCCAGTGTGGATCCAAACATCAAAGTGACCTTTCCTCCTGGAGTCACTGAAGAGACTCGCAGTGTCAAGCTGCAG GTGCTGCCAGTGTCTGCAGAAGAGATAGAGGAAATCACGGCCGATGCAGGGTGCAGAGCCAgtcccctgctctgcctctcccAGGACTCCCTGGTGGATTTTCTCAGGCCAGTGAGAATTCAGCTGCCCCTCCCGCCTGGGATCACAG GGCTAAATTTAGATCGGTCAAGGCTGCATCTTCTCCATGGTGACCTGGAGGGCCAAACCTGGGATGACATTACCAGTCAGGTAGTGCTGGAATTCACCCATCTTTATGCAGTGTTTGAAGTCACCCACTTCTCCTG GTACTGGCTATGGTACACCACCAAGACCTACATTGGAGGCATTGCCAAGAAAGTCTATGAGCGGCTGCGTATGTACCAGGTGAACTTCATtgctctgcagaggaagaaggacCCCGAGCAAGTCCTGCTACAGTGTGTCCCCAAGCACAAG GTGGACCCAGTGCTGAAGAAGCTGCAGGACCGCTATCGAGGACCTGAACCATCCGACATGGTGGAGATGTTTGAGGGAGAACaattttttgcagcttttgagCGAGGCATCTGCATTGATACGG ATCGCCCCGACTGTGTGGATGGACgtctcttgtttattttttactccCACTTGAAGAACATGAAGGAAATCTACGTGACCTCCCCTGTAGACAGGAAAGGCCAAGCTGTAAAAGGCCAG GTCTCTTTCTACCGAGGGGCAGTTCCCGAGAGCATCCCTGAAGATgccagcaggaggaggaaaggaccAGACTCCCTCTGGCTCGCTACTCTGCCCATCAAACTGCCT CGATTGAAACCCCGCTGGGCTGAGAACCCTGGTCCCCTGAAtggcttctccttccctcccttgaACCTGGGCAATGCAGAGACTGGCTACCTGACACAGGCAAACTTGCTGAGCATTGCCAGGCGCATGGGAGCTGACTGGCAGACCATCGGCCTGAACCTGGGCTTGACCTATCAGCAGATTGAGCGCATAGGATACAATAACAG AGAGGACCTTGATAAGCAGATCCTGGACATGCTTTTCTCATGGGCTCAGCAAAACTCGGAGGCTCCTGACTGTGTGAACAAGTTgattacagccatgaaagagagTGGCCGCCAGGACATCGCTGATGAGGTCGAAACCATCATTGAGCTGGGACGGCAGAAATACAGGGAGTCCATCCGCCGGGTGGGCTtggagcaggagagcagcactGAGGACTCTGCAATAGCTGTGATGTAG
- the PIDD1 gene encoding p53-induced death domain-containing protein 1 isoform X2, translating into MNKGGKLILWQNPLDPNKPEPLQQQGCEEALPDPGLSPWRLPRNPCAEPSFLLLLIPAASCCCWCLPAWQVRACPDPVDKTQKMAELLGLGDKCGEGTSGASVLAGSCLADNRLNLDVYPDGCRWFLQLFEGRRGEVVQVEFLRLSSNDRLLGTTLGILPHLKHLKSLVLKGGHARDEFGSCQYGSLTSLPPDVGNLRCLTHLDISFNSLSTLPSCILHLPSLRMLLLKDLPQSIGELAVLQDLDLSENALEFLPEEVGNLRNCTELDLSGNCLSSIPDSLSNLKSLRRLHLHSNLLVTVPASLASLPNLSRLDLQNNCLRTVPPEIQTSPFVRLQGNPLGETEPSPQADEPSAGGLRRLFLASGEDSFTVTSEGCKVVLACGIHFYFPPGTASDPLRIYFRTLAPDPQWVKLRHHDVLLSTVLELQPHGVKFQQEVQIWLPYASPQTLHQREVVVRTFSGQSWSDLRTRVEQKRKSKKHVAHCSVLHFSWFLVVSRLVQNECKVPTEGTLLFSSVDPNIKVTFPPGVTEETRSVKLQVLPVSAEEIEEITADAGCRASPLLCLSQDSLVDFLRPVRIQLPLPPGITGLNLDRSRLHLLHGDLEGQTWDDITSQVVLEFTHLYAVFEVTHFSWYWLWYTTKTYIGGIAKKVYERLRMYQVNFIALQRKKDPEQVLLQCVPKHKVDPVLKKLQDRYRGPEPSDMVEMFEGEQFFAAFERGICIDTDRPDCVDGRLLFIFYSHLKNMKEIYVTSPVDRKGQAVKGQVSFYRGAVPESIPEDASRRRKGPDSLWLATLPIKLPRLKPRWAENPGPLNGFSFPPLNLGNAETGYLTQANLLSIARRMGADWQTIGLNLGLTYQQIERIGYNNREDLDKQILDMLFSWAQQNSEAPDCVNKLITAMKESGRQDIADEVETIIELGRQKYRESIRRVGLEQESSTEDSAIAVM; encoded by the exons ATGAATAAAGGTGGAAAGTTAATATTGTGGCAAAATCCACTGGACCCAAATAAACCAGAAccgctgcagcagcagggctgtgagGAGGCTTTGCCTGACCCTGGCTTGTCACCCTGGAGGCTCCCTAGAAATCCCTGTGCAG AGccatctttcctcctcctcctaatCCCAGCTGCCtcgtgctgctgctggtgcctgcctgcctggcaaGTCAGAGCATGTCCGGACCCCGTCGACAAGACGCAGAagatggcagagctgctggggcttGGGGACAAGTGCGGGGAGGGGACTTCGGGGGCTTCTGTGCTCGCTGGCTCCTGCCTTGCAGACAACAGGCTGAACCTGGATGTTTATCCTGACGGCTGCCGCTGGTTCCTCCAGCTGTTTGAGGGACGACGGGGAGAGGTGGTCCAGGTGGAGTTCCTCCGACTCAGCAGCAATGATCGCCTCCTTGGCACCACGCTGGGCATCCTTCCTCATCTGAAGCACCTGAAATCCCTGGTGCTCAAAG GTGGCCATGCCAGGGATGAGTTTGGTTCATGTCAGTATGGCTCCCTAACAAGCTTGCCACCAGACGTTGGGAACCTGAGGTGTCTCACCCACTTGGATATCAGCTTCAACAGCCTCTCCACCTTGCCCAGCTGCATCCTGCACCTCCCCAGCCTCCGCATGCTCTTG CTGAAGGACTTACCTCAGAGCATTGgggagctggcagtgctgcaggatCTGGATCTCtcagaaaatgctttggaaTTCCTCCCAGAAGAAGTTGGGAATCTGCGCAACTGCACAGAGCTGGATCTCTCTGGCAATTGCTTATCGAGCATCCCAGACTCCTTAT CCAATTTGAAGTCTCTGCGGCGGCTGCATCTCCACAGCAATCTCCTGGTGACAGTCCCTGCCTCACTTGCCAGCCTGCCCAACTTGTCCAGACTTGATCTGCAGAACAATTGCCTCCGTACTGTCCCTCCTGAGATCCAGACCTCGCCATTCGTGCGCCTCCAAGGCAATCCCTTAGGAGAAACTGAGCCATCCCCGCAGGCTG ATGAACCCAGTGCTGGAGGGCTACGAAGACTCTTCCTTGCATCAGGAGAGGACAG CTTTACTGTCACATCTGAAGGCTGCAAAGTGGTCCTGGCCTGTGGCATCCATTTCTACTTTCCACCGGGGACCGCCTCTGACCCTCTGCGGATCTACTTCCGAACCCTGGCACCAGATCCTCAGTGGGTAAAGCTGAGACACCATGATGTCCTGCTAAGTACAGTCCTGGAGCTGCAGCCTCATGGAGTCAAATTCCAGCAG GAGGTGCAGATCTGGCTGCCATATGCCTCCCCTCAAACCCTTCACCAACGTGAGGTGGTAGTTCGGACCTTCAGTGGGCAGAGCTGGAGTGATCTGAGAACAAGAgtggagcagaagagaaaatcaAAG AAGCATGTGGCTCACTGTAGTGTCCTTCACTTCTCTTGGTTCCTTGTTGTGTCTCGACTTGTGCAAAATGAGTGCAAAGTGCCAACAGAGGGGACATTGCTCTTCTCCAGTGTGGATCCAAACATCAAAGTGACCTTTCCTCCTGGAGTCACTGAAGAGACTCGCAGTGTCAAGCTGCAG GTGCTGCCAGTGTCTGCAGAAGAGATAGAGGAAATCACGGCCGATGCAGGGTGCAGAGCCAgtcccctgctctgcctctcccAGGACTCCCTGGTGGATTTTCTCAGGCCAGTGAGAATTCAGCTGCCCCTCCCGCCTGGGATCACAG GGCTAAATTTAGATCGGTCAAGGCTGCATCTTCTCCATGGTGACCTGGAGGGCCAAACCTGGGATGACATTACCAGTCAGGTAGTGCTGGAATTCACCCATCTTTATGCAGTGTTTGAAGTCACCCACTTCTCCTG GTACTGGCTATGGTACACCACCAAGACCTACATTGGAGGCATTGCCAAGAAAGTCTATGAGCGGCTGCGTATGTACCAGGTGAACTTCATtgctctgcagaggaagaaggacCCCGAGCAAGTCCTGCTACAGTGTGTCCCCAAGCACAAG GTGGACCCAGTGCTGAAGAAGCTGCAGGACCGCTATCGAGGACCTGAACCATCCGACATGGTGGAGATGTTTGAGGGAGAACaattttttgcagcttttgagCGAGGCATCTGCATTGATACGG ATCGCCCCGACTGTGTGGATGGACgtctcttgtttattttttactccCACTTGAAGAACATGAAGGAAATCTACGTGACCTCCCCTGTAGACAGGAAAGGCCAAGCTGTAAAAGGCCAG GTCTCTTTCTACCGAGGGGCAGTTCCCGAGAGCATCCCTGAAGATgccagcaggaggaggaaaggaccAGACTCCCTCTGGCTCGCTACTCTGCCCATCAAACTGCCT CGATTGAAACCCCGCTGGGCTGAGAACCCTGGTCCCCTGAAtggcttctccttccctcccttgaACCTGGGCAATGCAGAGACTGGCTACCTGACACAGGCAAACTTGCTGAGCATTGCCAGGCGCATGGGAGCTGACTGGCAGACCATCGGCCTGAACCTGGGCTTGACCTATCAGCAGATTGAGCGCATAGGATACAATAACAG AGAGGACCTTGATAAGCAGATCCTGGACATGCTTTTCTCATGGGCTCAGCAAAACTCGGAGGCTCCTGACTGTGTGAACAAGTTgattacagccatgaaagagagTGGCCGCCAGGACATCGCTGATGAGGTCGAAACCATCATTGAGCTGGGACGGCAGAAATACAGGGAGTCCATCCGCCGGGTGGGCTtggagcaggagagcagcactGAGGACTCTGCAATAGCTGTGATGTAG
- the PIDD1 gene encoding p53-induced death domain-containing protein 1 isoform X3: MAELLGLGDKCGEGTSGASVLAGSCLADNRLNLDVYPDGCRWFLQLFEGRRGEVVQVEFLRLSSNDRLLGTTLGILPHLKHLKSLVLKGGHARDEFGSCQYGSLTSLPPDVGNLRCLTHLDISFNSLSTLPSCILHLPSLRMLLVSHNSLVALPEDFGSLSKLTFFSAMKNQLKDLPQSIGELAVLQDLDLSENALEFLPEEVGNLRNCTELDLSGNCLSSIPDSLSNLKSLRRLHLHSNLLVTVPASLASLPNLSRLDLQNNCLRTVPPEIQTSPFVRLQGNPLGETEPSPQADEPSAGGLRRLFLASGEDSFTVTSEGCKVVLACGIHFYFPPGTASDPLRIYFRTLAPDPQWVKLRHHDVLLSTVLELQPHGVKFQQEVQIWLPYASPQTLHQREVVVRTFSGQSWSDLRTRVEQKRKSKKHVAHCSVLHFSWFLVVSRLVQNECKVPTEGTLLFSSVDPNIKVTFPPGVTEETRSVKLQVLPVSAEEIEEITADAGCRASPLLCLSQDSLVDFLRPVRIQLPLPPGITGLNLDRSRLHLLHGDLEGQTWDDITSQVVLEFTHLYAVFEVTHFSWYWLWYTTKTYIGGIAKKVYERLRMYQVNFIALQRKKDPEQVLLQCVPKHKVDPVLKKLQDRYRGPEPSDMVEMFEGEQFFAAFERGICIDTDRPDCVDGRLLFIFYSHLKNMKEIYVTSPVDRKGQAVKGQVSFYRGAVPESIPEDASRRRKGPDSLWLATLPIKLPRLKPRWAENPGPLNGFSFPPLNLGNAETGYLTQANLLSIARRMGADWQTIGLNLGLTYQQIERIGYNNREDLDKQILDMLFSWAQQNSEAPDCVNKLITAMKESGRQDIADEVETIIELGRQKYRESIRRVGLEQESSTEDSAIAVM, translated from the exons atggcagagctgctggggcttGGGGACAAGTGCGGGGAGGGGACTTCGGGGGCTTCTGTGCTCGCTGGCTCCTGCCTTGCAGACAACAGGCTGAACCTGGATGTTTATCCTGACGGCTGCCGCTGGTTCCTCCAGCTGTTTGAGGGACGACGGGGAGAGGTGGTCCAGGTGGAGTTCCTCCGACTCAGCAGCAATGATCGCCTCCTTGGCACCACGCTGGGCATCCTTCCTCATCTGAAGCACCTGAAATCCCTGGTGCTCAAAG GTGGCCATGCCAGGGATGAGTTTGGTTCATGTCAGTATGGCTCCCTAACAAGCTTGCCACCAGACGTTGGGAACCTGAGGTGTCTCACCCACTTGGATATCAGCTTCAACAGCCTCTCCACCTTGCCCAGCTGCATCCTGCACCTCCCCAGCCTCCGCATGCTCTTGGTGAGCCACAACAGCCTGGTGGCACTCCCTGAGGACTTTGGCTCTCTGAGCAAGCTGACTTTCTTCTCTGCTATGAAAAATCAGCTGAAGGACTTACCTCAGAGCATTGgggagctggcagtgctgcaggatCTGGATCTCtcagaaaatgctttggaaTTCCTCCCAGAAGAAGTTGGGAATCTGCGCAACTGCACAGAGCTGGATCTCTCTGGCAATTGCTTATCGAGCATCCCAGACTCCTTAT CCAATTTGAAGTCTCTGCGGCGGCTGCATCTCCACAGCAATCTCCTGGTGACAGTCCCTGCCTCACTTGCCAGCCTGCCCAACTTGTCCAGACTTGATCTGCAGAACAATTGCCTCCGTACTGTCCCTCCTGAGATCCAGACCTCGCCATTCGTGCGCCTCCAAGGCAATCCCTTAGGAGAAACTGAGCCATCCCCGCAGGCTG ATGAACCCAGTGCTGGAGGGCTACGAAGACTCTTCCTTGCATCAGGAGAGGACAG CTTTACTGTCACATCTGAAGGCTGCAAAGTGGTCCTGGCCTGTGGCATCCATTTCTACTTTCCACCGGGGACCGCCTCTGACCCTCTGCGGATCTACTTCCGAACCCTGGCACCAGATCCTCAGTGGGTAAAGCTGAGACACCATGATGTCCTGCTAAGTACAGTCCTGGAGCTGCAGCCTCATGGAGTCAAATTCCAGCAG GAGGTGCAGATCTGGCTGCCATATGCCTCCCCTCAAACCCTTCACCAACGTGAGGTGGTAGTTCGGACCTTCAGTGGGCAGAGCTGGAGTGATCTGAGAACAAGAgtggagcagaagagaaaatcaAAG AAGCATGTGGCTCACTGTAGTGTCCTTCACTTCTCTTGGTTCCTTGTTGTGTCTCGACTTGTGCAAAATGAGTGCAAAGTGCCAACAGAGGGGACATTGCTCTTCTCCAGTGTGGATCCAAACATCAAAGTGACCTTTCCTCCTGGAGTCACTGAAGAGACTCGCAGTGTCAAGCTGCAG GTGCTGCCAGTGTCTGCAGAAGAGATAGAGGAAATCACGGCCGATGCAGGGTGCAGAGCCAgtcccctgctctgcctctcccAGGACTCCCTGGTGGATTTTCTCAGGCCAGTGAGAATTCAGCTGCCCCTCCCGCCTGGGATCACAG GGCTAAATTTAGATCGGTCAAGGCTGCATCTTCTCCATGGTGACCTGGAGGGCCAAACCTGGGATGACATTACCAGTCAGGTAGTGCTGGAATTCACCCATCTTTATGCAGTGTTTGAAGTCACCCACTTCTCCTG GTACTGGCTATGGTACACCACCAAGACCTACATTGGAGGCATTGCCAAGAAAGTCTATGAGCGGCTGCGTATGTACCAGGTGAACTTCATtgctctgcagaggaagaaggacCCCGAGCAAGTCCTGCTACAGTGTGTCCCCAAGCACAAG GTGGACCCAGTGCTGAAGAAGCTGCAGGACCGCTATCGAGGACCTGAACCATCCGACATGGTGGAGATGTTTGAGGGAGAACaattttttgcagcttttgagCGAGGCATCTGCATTGATACGG ATCGCCCCGACTGTGTGGATGGACgtctcttgtttattttttactccCACTTGAAGAACATGAAGGAAATCTACGTGACCTCCCCTGTAGACAGGAAAGGCCAAGCTGTAAAAGGCCAG GTCTCTTTCTACCGAGGGGCAGTTCCCGAGAGCATCCCTGAAGATgccagcaggaggaggaaaggaccAGACTCCCTCTGGCTCGCTACTCTGCCCATCAAACTGCCT CGATTGAAACCCCGCTGGGCTGAGAACCCTGGTCCCCTGAAtggcttctccttccctcccttgaACCTGGGCAATGCAGAGACTGGCTACCTGACACAGGCAAACTTGCTGAGCATTGCCAGGCGCATGGGAGCTGACTGGCAGACCATCGGCCTGAACCTGGGCTTGACCTATCAGCAGATTGAGCGCATAGGATACAATAACAG AGAGGACCTTGATAAGCAGATCCTGGACATGCTTTTCTCATGGGCTCAGCAAAACTCGGAGGCTCCTGACTGTGTGAACAAGTTgattacagccatgaaagagagTGGCCGCCAGGACATCGCTGATGAGGTCGAAACCATCATTGAGCTGGGACGGCAGAAATACAGGGAGTCCATCCGCCGGGTGGGCTtggagcaggagagcagcactGAGGACTCTGCAATAGCTGTGATGTAG